A stretch of Episyrphus balteatus chromosome 2, idEpiBalt1.1, whole genome shotgun sequence DNA encodes these proteins:
- the LOC129909108 gene encoding ras-related protein Rab-18, with amino-acid sequence MGDRIIKILIIGESGVGKSSLIRRFVDDQFDDNHDVTIGVDFKTKLMNIDGVEFKLAIWDTAGAERFRSLTPSFYRNAKCAILVYDITSRESLQKLESWLLELENYSNNRNVPTMVVGNKIDMERAITREEGLKFARKHRSLFLETSAKNNVSVADVFEEIVRKTITSDDFNTNLSNGINVAEGEEAVESTCRC; translated from the exons ATGGGCGATCGAATAATAAAAATTCTAATAATCGGCGAGAGTGGCGTTGGCAAATCAAG CTTAATCCGTCGCTTTGTTGACGATCAATTCGACGACAATCACGATGTCACAATAGGCGTAGATTTCAAGACCAAACTAATGAACATTGATGGAGTTGAATTTAAACTTGCCATATGGGACACTGCTGGTGCTGAAAGATTCCGTAGTCTAACACCAAGTTTCTACAGAAATGCCAAGTGTGCTATCTTGGTCTATGATATAACAAGTAGAGAATCTCtacaaaaattggaatcgtGGCTGTTGGAATTGGAGAATTACAGCAATAACCGAAATGTACCCACAATGGTTGTGGGCAATAAAATTGATATGGAACGTGCAATTACCCGAGAAGAAGGTCTTAAATTTGCACGAAAACATCGATCTTTATTTCTAGAAACTTCAGCAAAAAACAACGTCTCTGTGGCCGATGTGTTTGAGGAAATTGTACGAAAA ACGATAACATCCGATGATTTCAATACGAACTTAAGCAATGGCATTAATGTTGCGGAAGGAGAAGAAGCTGTCGAATCAACATGCAGatgttaa